In one Micromonospora polyrhachis genomic region, the following are encoded:
- a CDS encoding RNA polymerase-binding protein RbpA: MGERMLRGSRLGAVSYESDRNTELAPRQTREYLCAKGHQFEVPFAVDAEVPTTWECKFDGSVARLVDGSEPEQKKAKPPRTHWDMLLERRSITELEDILAERLQEVRTRRGRA; encoded by the coding sequence ATGGGCGAGCGCATGCTGCGCGGAAGTCGTCTGGGAGCGGTCAGTTACGAGTCCGACCGCAACACGGAGCTCGCGCCGCGCCAGACCCGCGAGTACCTCTGCGCCAAGGGCCACCAGTTCGAGGTGCCCTTCGCCGTCGACGCCGAGGTACCGACCACCTGGGAATGCAAGTTCGACGGCAGCGTGGCCCGGCTGGTCGACGGTAGCGAGCCGGAGCAGAAGAAGGCCAAGCCGCCGCGTACCCACTGGGACATGTTGCTGGAGCGCCGCTCCATCACCGAGCTGGAGGACATCCTCGCCGAACGGCTCCAAGAGGTCCGCACCCGGCGCGGCCGGGCCTGA
- a CDS encoding FxsA family protein — protein MRRGLRLVPLALLLTAIAEFAVFVAFGRWIGFGWTILLVLAASALGLMLLRREGLRAWRGFRSAVDSGQPPGIQVTDGLVGLAGGLLLAVPGLVTGTVGLLLVVPPVRRLVRRQVQATAERRVSAMVAGDLFGPRRVRVHRGQPQPSDTSPGPTAAQDVPPGVAIEGEIVEPRQP, from the coding sequence ATGCGCCGAGGACTCAGGTTGGTGCCGCTGGCACTGCTGCTCACAGCAATCGCCGAGTTTGCCGTATTCGTGGCGTTCGGGCGATGGATCGGATTCGGCTGGACGATCCTGCTGGTCCTGGCAGCGTCCGCGCTGGGCCTGATGCTGCTGCGGCGGGAGGGACTGCGGGCGTGGCGCGGGTTCCGGTCCGCTGTTGATTCGGGACAGCCGCCGGGGATCCAGGTGACCGACGGTCTGGTGGGGCTGGCCGGTGGGCTGCTGCTGGCCGTGCCGGGGCTGGTCACCGGGACGGTCGGGCTGCTGCTGGTGGTACCCCCGGTGCGGCGGCTGGTCCGCCGTCAGGTGCAGGCCACCGCCGAGCGGCGGGTGTCGGCGATGGTGGCCGGTGACCTGTTCGGTCCCCGCCGGGTACGGGTACACCGCGGGCAGCCACAGCCCAGCGATACGTCACCCGGGCCTACCGCCGCACAGGATGTCCCGCCCGGGGTGGCGATCGAAGGAGAAATCGTGGAGCCGCGCCAGCCCTGA
- a CDS encoding polyprenol monophosphomannose synthase, producing MSEALKRDRRAGYPGVGRVLVVIPTYNEADNVTVITDRVRRSAPEVEILIADDNSPDGTGALADRLAADDDHVHVLHRSGKQGLGAAYVAGFGWARDRGYDAVVEMDADGSHAPEELPKLLDAAREADVVIGSRWMPGGEVVNWPWHRLVLSRGANLYARLALGMPVSDVTGGYRVYRLPVLEKIDFGSVSSQGFSFQVELSRRAHQAGFRIVEVPITFSEREHGASKMSPTIIGEGLWRVALWGVRDRRATLRRGLRRTPTGQVRWP from the coding sequence GTGAGCGAGGCGCTGAAGCGCGATCGTAGGGCCGGTTATCCCGGCGTGGGTCGGGTCCTGGTGGTGATTCCCACCTACAACGAGGCCGACAACGTCACGGTGATCACCGATCGGGTACGCCGGTCGGCGCCCGAGGTGGAGATCCTCATCGCCGACGACAACAGCCCGGACGGCACCGGGGCGCTGGCCGACCGACTGGCGGCCGACGATGATCATGTCCATGTGTTGCACCGCAGCGGCAAGCAGGGCCTGGGGGCGGCGTATGTGGCCGGGTTCGGGTGGGCCCGGGACCGGGGCTACGACGCGGTGGTCGAGATGGACGCCGACGGTTCGCACGCTCCGGAGGAGCTGCCGAAGTTGCTGGACGCAGCCCGTGAGGCAGATGTGGTGATCGGGTCGCGGTGGATGCCCGGCGGGGAGGTCGTCAACTGGCCGTGGCACCGGTTGGTGCTCTCCCGTGGGGCGAATCTGTATGCCCGGCTGGCGTTGGGGATGCCGGTCTCCGACGTCACCGGCGGATACCGGGTCTACCGGCTACCGGTGCTCGAAAAGATCGACTTCGGGTCGGTGTCATCGCAGGGTTTCTCGTTCCAGGTCGAACTGTCCCGCCGCGCCCACCAGGCGGGTTTCCGCATCGTCGAGGTGCCGATCACGTTCTCCGAACGGGAACACGGGGCGAGCAAGATGAGCCCGACGATCATCGGGGAGGGGCTGTGGCGGGTCGCCCTGTGGGGTGTGCGGGACCGTCGGGCGACGTTACGGCGGGGCTTGCGTCGTACGCCCACCGGGCAGGTTCGCTGGCCGTGA
- the lnt gene encoding apolipoprotein N-acyltransferase, with protein MPLGLAVLAAVVAGGALLAAFPPYGLWWLAPVGVALLAAAVHRRRLRAGAGLGMLAGLVFFAPLLSWTNLHTGSLPWVLLSVLQAAYLALLGAAGAWTSALVDRFRWSWPMVTGLLWVAQEALRDRTPFGGFPWGRLAFSQGDSPLLRVAALGGAPLVTFGVALAGGCLVAAVWRPWRRPDDGGRRLTGWWPAVGLVAVAGLLMLVGALVPVGGTPTGRALTVAIVQGNVPRMGLDFNAQRRAVLDNHVNATVALAARVASGQQPKPDLVVWPENSSDIDPLRYPDAAARISEAASAIGVPVLVGAVLTGPGAGQVRNVGLLWQPGSGPDLDQLYVKRHPVPFAEYVPMRDIARLVSKEVDRVRADFVPGSTPGVVRAAGAVLGDVICFEVAYDAVVRDTVTGGAQLLVVQTNNATFDESEALQQMAMVRLRAVEHGRPALMASTVGVSGFVDPAGRVSDATGFNTGEVVVRQLRPQDGRTVATRVGLWPEVALVAAAVLVLALAVRERRRPGAARRDVTTGDVGDPAGAEERGERGAEARS; from the coding sequence ATGCCGCTGGGGTTGGCGGTGCTGGCCGCGGTGGTGGCCGGTGGTGCGCTACTGGCGGCGTTCCCGCCGTACGGGCTGTGGTGGTTGGCGCCGGTCGGAGTGGCGCTGCTGGCTGCGGCGGTGCACCGGCGGCGGTTACGCGCCGGGGCGGGACTGGGAATGCTCGCCGGGCTGGTGTTCTTCGCCCCGCTGTTGAGTTGGACGAACCTGCACACCGGTTCCCTGCCGTGGGTGTTGCTGTCGGTGTTGCAGGCGGCGTACCTGGCGCTGCTGGGGGCGGCCGGGGCGTGGACCAGTGCCCTGGTGGACCGGTTCCGCTGGTCGTGGCCGATGGTGACGGGGCTGCTGTGGGTGGCGCAGGAGGCGCTGCGGGACCGTACGCCGTTTGGTGGATTCCCGTGGGGGCGGTTGGCGTTCAGCCAGGGTGATTCGCCGCTGCTGCGGGTCGCGGCGTTGGGTGGCGCGCCGCTGGTGACGTTCGGGGTGGCGCTGGCCGGGGGGTGCCTGGTGGCCGCCGTGTGGCGGCCCTGGCGGCGCCCCGACGACGGCGGGCGTCGGCTGACCGGGTGGTGGCCGGCGGTTGGCCTGGTGGCGGTGGCGGGACTGCTGATGCTGGTCGGGGCACTGGTGCCGGTGGGTGGTACCCCGACCGGACGGGCGCTGACCGTGGCGATCGTGCAGGGCAATGTGCCTCGTATGGGGCTGGACTTCAACGCCCAGCGGCGCGCGGTGCTGGACAACCACGTCAACGCGACGGTGGCCCTGGCCGCCCGGGTTGCCAGCGGCCAGCAGCCGAAACCAGACCTGGTGGTGTGGCCGGAGAACTCCAGTGACATCGACCCACTGCGGTATCCGGATGCCGCCGCCCGGATTTCCGAGGCGGCCTCGGCGATCGGGGTGCCGGTCCTGGTGGGGGCGGTACTGACCGGTCCGGGCGCGGGGCAGGTGCGCAACGTGGGGCTGCTGTGGCAGCCGGGCAGCGGCCCGGACCTGGACCAGCTGTACGTCAAGCGGCATCCGGTGCCGTTCGCCGAGTACGTCCCGATGCGCGACATCGCCCGGCTGGTCAGCAAGGAGGTCGACCGGGTCCGGGCGGACTTCGTGCCGGGCAGCACCCCTGGGGTGGTGCGGGCCGCCGGGGCGGTACTGGGGGATGTGATCTGTTTCGAGGTGGCCTACGACGCGGTGGTGCGGGACACGGTCACCGGCGGGGCGCAGCTGCTGGTGGTGCAGACCAACAACGCCACGTTCGACGAGTCCGAGGCGCTGCAGCAGATGGCAATGGTGCGGCTGCGGGCGGTGGAGCACGGCCGTCCGGCGTTGATGGCCTCCACGGTCGGTGTGTCCGGGTTCGTCGACCCCGCCGGGCGGGTATCCGACGCCACCGGCTTCAACACCGGTGAGGTGGTGGTACGGCAGCTACGGCCGCAGGACGGTCGTACGGTGGCCACCCGCGTCGGGTTGTGGCCGGAGGTGGCCCTGGTGGCCGCTGCCGTGCTGGTCCTGGCCTTGGCGGTGCGGGAACGCCGCCGCCCGGGGGCGGCCCGGCGGGACGTGACGACGGGGGACGTCGGTGACCCGGCGGGGGCGGAGGAACGTGGTGAGCGAGGCGCTGAAGCGCGATCGTAG
- a CDS encoding MFS transporter, producing MTQVRSKERLWTRDLVLASMANLFLAFVFYLLMTTMAGYAIERFSASDTIGGLTSSVFVIGATVARLFAGNLADLVGRRRTLTISLVVFLIASLSYLPADALDSLGVLLVVRAIHGVAFATASTAAMTLAQSLIPASRRAEGTGYFTLSITLATAIGPFVALLLVHGPGYRALFTAGCIASALAMITALFLRTPHVPLPAEQRARLRRFHPRDMLHANVVPVASFMFVMAVSYSGVLTFLNSYANERGLETAASVFFLVYAAVLFLSRFVAGPLQDRRGDNLVVYVAIGAFAAGLAVLAAAHTNTVLLLAGGLMGLGFGTLMSALQSIAVARVPMPRIGVAISTHFLMVDLGVGVGPVLLGLLLSHTGYTRMYLLLATVVLLSAALYHLVHGRVDQARRRQTDPVEVAEPAAAQ from the coding sequence ATGACACAAGTCAGGAGCAAGGAACGGTTATGGACCCGGGATCTGGTGCTCGCCTCAATGGCGAACCTCTTCCTGGCGTTCGTGTTCTACCTGCTCATGACCACGATGGCCGGATACGCCATCGAACGGTTCAGCGCCTCGGACACCATCGGCGGACTGACCTCCAGCGTCTTCGTCATCGGCGCCACCGTAGCCCGCCTGTTCGCCGGGAACCTCGCCGACCTGGTGGGCCGCCGCCGGACCCTCACCATCTCCCTCGTGGTATTCCTCATCGCCTCCCTGAGCTACCTGCCAGCCGACGCGCTCGACTCACTCGGCGTCCTACTCGTCGTACGGGCGATACACGGGGTGGCGTTCGCCACCGCCAGCACCGCCGCCATGACCCTGGCCCAGTCGCTCATCCCGGCGTCCCGCCGGGCCGAAGGCACCGGATACTTCACCCTCAGCATCACCCTCGCCACCGCGATCGGACCATTCGTCGCACTGCTGCTGGTCCACGGACCCGGCTACCGGGCGCTGTTCACCGCCGGCTGCATCGCCTCCGCACTCGCAATGATCACAGCACTGTTCCTACGGACCCCACACGTGCCACTGCCCGCCGAACAACGGGCCCGGCTACGCCGATTCCACCCCAGGGACATGCTGCACGCCAACGTCGTCCCCGTAGCCAGCTTCATGTTCGTCATGGCCGTCAGCTACTCCGGAGTACTGACCTTCCTCAACTCCTACGCCAACGAACGCGGCCTGGAAACAGCCGCCAGCGTCTTCTTCCTCGTCTACGCCGCCGTCCTGTTCCTGTCCCGGTTCGTCGCCGGCCCGCTACAGGACCGCCGAGGCGACAACCTCGTCGTCTACGTCGCGATCGGTGCCTTCGCCGCCGGCCTCGCCGTCCTCGCCGCCGCCCACACCAACACCGTCCTTCTACTCGCCGGCGGCCTGATGGGACTCGGCTTCGGCACCCTCATGTCCGCACTCCAGTCGATCGCGGTCGCCCGCGTTCCCATGCCCCGCATCGGCGTGGCCATCTCCACCCACTTCCTCATGGTCGACCTCGGCGTGGGCGTCGGCCCGGTCCTACTCGGCCTATTGCTCAGCCACACCGGCTACACCCGGATGTACCTGCTACTCGCCACCGTCGTACTGCTCTCCGCCGCCCTGTACCACCTCGTACACGGCCGGGTGGACCAGGCCCGACGGCGGCAGACCGACCCCGTCGAGGTCGCCGAACCGGCAGCGGCACAGTAG
- a CDS encoding glutamate mutase L, translating into MYAVCADVGSTCTKVAVVDLGDGRLVATATRPTTVGTDVLHGLDAAVAQATVGLPAGSSMPWYVCSSAGGGLRLAVVGYEELVTAQAGHRVGLSAGARVVHVAAGPLDGAGLAALRAARPDVVLLVGGTDGGDAEVLTHNASRLARARWRIPVVLAGNGDVRESLTGLLAERGVPVTAADNVLPRIGVLRPGPAREAIRAVFLRHVIGGKRLSRGHRFAGLVRAATPDAVLTGVELLADHLGGDLLVVDVGGATTDVYSALTPDESAGGPGVAAAGTLWRARTVEGDLGMRWSAPGVVEAAAAERLLTEADRVALAGPAAVRAADPGHLSVGGAERAVDERIAALAATVAVRRHVRGGSVGERAARDLRDVRLLIGSGGVLRHAEPARSAAVLDAVLTDHAGGWALPRAAGRAVDVDYVLAAGGLLAAEHPGAAVALLRRHLAVAAGSGGR; encoded by the coding sequence GTGTACGCGGTCTGCGCCGACGTGGGTTCCACCTGTACGAAGGTCGCGGTGGTGGACCTCGGCGATGGTCGGCTGGTGGCGACCGCGACCCGGCCCACGACGGTCGGCACGGATGTGCTGCACGGGTTGGATGCGGCGGTCGCGCAGGCCACCGTGGGGTTGCCGGCCGGGTCGTCGATGCCGTGGTATGTGTGCTCGTCGGCTGGCGGTGGGTTGCGGCTGGCGGTGGTGGGCTACGAGGAGTTGGTGACGGCGCAGGCGGGGCATCGGGTGGGCCTGTCGGCGGGGGCGCGGGTGGTGCACGTCGCGGCGGGCCCGTTGGACGGGGCGGGGTTGGCCGCGTTGCGGGCTGCCCGCCCGGACGTGGTGTTGCTGGTGGGCGGCACCGATGGCGGGGACGCGGAGGTGTTGACCCACAACGCGTCCCGGTTGGCTCGGGCCCGTTGGCGGATCCCGGTCGTGTTGGCCGGTAACGGGGATGTCCGGGAGTCGCTGACGGGTCTGCTCGCCGAGCGGGGGGTGCCGGTGACGGCGGCCGACAATGTGCTGCCCCGGATCGGGGTGCTGCGGCCGGGGCCGGCGCGGGAGGCGATCCGGGCGGTGTTCCTGCGGCATGTGATCGGCGGTAAGCGGTTGTCGCGGGGGCACCGGTTCGCCGGCCTGGTGCGGGCGGCCACCCCGGATGCGGTGCTGACCGGGGTGGAGTTGCTGGCCGACCACCTGGGCGGGGATCTGCTGGTGGTGGACGTGGGTGGGGCGACCACGGACGTGTATTCGGCGTTGACTCCGGACGAGTCGGCCGGCGGGCCGGGGGTGGCGGCGGCTGGGACGTTGTGGCGGGCCCGTACGGTCGAGGGTGATCTGGGCATGCGGTGGAGCGCGCCGGGTGTGGTCGAGGCGGCGGCGGCGGAACGGTTGCTGACCGAGGCGGACCGGGTGGCGTTGGCGGGGCCGGCGGCGGTACGGGCGGCCGACCCGGGTCATCTGTCGGTTGGCGGGGCCGAGCGGGCGGTCGACGAGCGGATCGCGGCGTTGGCGGCGACGGTGGCGGTGCGTCGGCATGTGCGGGGCGGTTCGGTGGGGGAACGGGCGGCCCGGGATCTGCGGGATGTGCGGTTGTTGATTGGTTCCGGCGGTGTGCTTCGCCACGCCGAGCCGGCCCGGTCGGCGGCGGTGCTGGACGCGGTGCTCACCGATCATGCGGGGGGCTGGGCGTTGCCCCGGGCGGCCGGTAGGGCGGTGGACGTCGACTATGTGTTGGCGGCGGGTGGGTTGTTGGCCGCCGAGCATCCGGGGGCGGCGGTGGCGTTGCTGCGGCGGCATCTGGCGGTCGCGGCGGGGTCGGGCGGCCGGTGA
- the kal gene encoding 3-aminobutyryl-CoA ammonia lyase — translation MTDPRLGLTVTHRRYVPYSHAHYAGDLVDGAYALGLFGDVATEVCIRTDGDEGLFASYSDVQFRAPMRAGDVLEVVATVTRVGNRSRTIDFECRVVCRGRPDLGASAAEVLAEPVVAVSATGTVVVPPPAPGAVPGGL, via the coding sequence ATGACTGATCCGCGTCTCGGGCTGACGGTGACCCATCGGCGCTATGTGCCGTATTCGCACGCGCACTATGCCGGTGATCTGGTGGATGGGGCGTACGCGCTGGGTTTGTTCGGTGATGTGGCGACGGAGGTGTGTATCCGTACCGACGGGGATGAGGGGTTGTTCGCGTCCTATTCGGATGTGCAGTTCCGTGCTCCGATGCGGGCGGGGGACGTGTTGGAGGTGGTGGCGACGGTGACCCGGGTGGGTAACCGTAGTCGCACCATCGACTTCGAGTGCCGGGTGGTGTGTCGGGGTCGGCCGGATCTGGGGGCGTCGGCGGCGGAGGTGTTGGCCGAGCCGGTGGTGGCGGTGTCGGCGACTGGCACGGTGGTGGTGCCGCCGCCGGCGCCGGGGGCGGTCCCTGGGGGCCTGTGA
- the kamE gene encoding lysine 5,6-aminomutase subunit beta translates to MSGSIVRPYGDTTGDGMVQMSFTLPVPHDKRAEGAALQLAGKMGMDPAMLVHAKQMGDGFTFFVVYGRVNHLVDLSAVQVVERDFPLLSAKEVNALVKQRLRRKLSVVGACIGTDAHTVGIDAILNVKGIAGEKGLEYYRELKVTNLGAQVSVPDLVEAARAERADAVLVSQVVTQRDAHLHNTREMSAAFREAMPAGRRPLLIVGGPRFDEKMTGELGVDRIFGRGTTPSEVASYLVHALVAQKVKASA, encoded by the coding sequence ATGAGCGGGTCGATCGTGCGGCCGTACGGGGACACCACGGGTGACGGCATGGTGCAGATGTCGTTCACGTTGCCGGTGCCGCACGACAAGCGGGCCGAGGGTGCGGCGTTGCAGTTGGCCGGGAAGATGGGCATGGACCCGGCGATGTTGGTGCACGCCAAGCAGATGGGCGACGGGTTCACCTTCTTCGTCGTCTATGGGCGGGTGAACCATCTGGTGGACCTGTCGGCGGTGCAGGTGGTGGAGCGGGACTTTCCGTTGTTGTCCGCCAAGGAGGTCAACGCGCTGGTCAAGCAGCGGTTGCGGCGCAAACTGTCGGTGGTGGGTGCTTGTATCGGCACCGATGCGCACACGGTGGGCATCGACGCGATCCTCAACGTCAAGGGCATCGCCGGTGAGAAGGGCCTGGAGTACTACCGCGAGCTGAAGGTGACCAATCTGGGTGCGCAGGTGAGTGTGCCGGATCTGGTGGAGGCGGCCCGGGCGGAACGCGCGGACGCGGTGCTGGTGTCGCAGGTGGTCACGCAGCGGGATGCGCATCTGCACAACACGCGGGAGATGTCGGCGGCGTTCCGGGAGGCGATGCCGGCGGGGCGGCGACCGTTGTTGATCGTTGGTGGGCCTCGGTTCGACGAGAAGATGACCGGGGAGTTGGGGGTGGACCGTATCTTCGGTCGGGGCACCACTCCGAGTGAGGTGGCCAGTTACCTGGTCCATGCGTTGGTCGCACAGAAGGTGAAGGCTTCGGCATGA
- the kamD gene encoding lysine 5,6-aminomutase subunit alpha, whose product MSGKLALDPVLVGRARELARRAGQPVVDLARSHTTVSVERAVLRLAGVTGADPDGIPWVNRLVDAVVADVGLGHGVSLPVFAALAREGVDDLTLLAQKAAAGSVRFEVPSGKAATAARKAARRSVGAGIRLIDRRRAERERLVRRWGDPKQRPWIYLIVATGDIYEDIPQAQAAARAGADVIAVIRSTGQSLLDYVPEGATREGFAGTYATQENFRLMRAALDASSKELGRYVRLTNYASGLCMPEMAALAGLERLDMMLNDSMYGILFRDINPIRTFVDQRFSRQVHARAGIIINTGEDNYLTTADAVDEAHTVTVSQLLNEFFAHEAGLADWQLGLGHAFEINPDVPESLRLELAHALLARELFPDAPLKWMPPTKHMTGDVFRGNLLDGFFNLVGTLTGQGILLVGMMTEAVVTPWLSDRDIALQNVRYVLGAAGGLREDFVPAPGGFIQQRANRVLADAVRLLERIGDDTLLTAIAEGTFGIMKRPADRGKGLDGVAAQADDYFNPATEILEAPSAGPAVAAAEGEGR is encoded by the coding sequence GTGAGCGGGAAGCTGGCTTTGGATCCGGTGTTGGTGGGTCGGGCGCGGGAGTTGGCGCGGCGGGCCGGTCAGCCGGTGGTGGATTTGGCGCGTAGCCATACCACTGTGTCGGTGGAGCGGGCGGTGTTGCGGCTGGCCGGGGTGACTGGTGCGGATCCGGATGGGATTCCGTGGGTGAACCGGTTGGTGGACGCGGTGGTCGCCGACGTGGGGTTGGGGCACGGGGTGTCGTTGCCGGTGTTCGCTGCCCTGGCGCGGGAGGGTGTGGATGATCTGACGTTGCTGGCGCAGAAGGCGGCGGCGGGGTCGGTGCGGTTCGAGGTGCCGTCGGGGAAGGCAGCGACGGCGGCCAGGAAGGCGGCGCGCCGGTCGGTGGGGGCCGGGATCCGGTTGATCGATCGGCGGCGGGCGGAGCGGGAGCGGCTGGTCCGGCGGTGGGGTGATCCGAAGCAGCGGCCGTGGATCTATCTGATTGTGGCGACCGGGGATATCTACGAGGACATTCCGCAGGCGCAGGCGGCGGCGCGGGCGGGTGCGGATGTGATCGCGGTGATCCGGTCGACGGGGCAGTCGTTGTTGGACTATGTGCCGGAGGGGGCGACCCGGGAGGGGTTCGCGGGGACGTACGCGACGCAGGAGAACTTCCGGTTGATGCGGGCGGCGTTGGATGCCTCGTCGAAGGAGTTGGGCCGCTATGTGCGGTTGACGAATTACGCGTCTGGGTTGTGTATGCCGGAGATGGCGGCGTTGGCTGGCCTGGAGCGGCTGGACATGATGCTCAACGATTCGATGTACGGGATTCTGTTCCGGGATATCAATCCGATTCGGACGTTCGTGGATCAGCGGTTCTCCCGGCAGGTGCATGCCCGGGCGGGGATCATCATCAACACCGGTGAGGACAACTATCTGACCACCGCTGACGCGGTGGACGAGGCGCACACGGTGACGGTGTCGCAGTTGCTCAACGAGTTCTTCGCCCACGAGGCGGGGTTGGCGGACTGGCAGCTGGGTTTGGGGCACGCGTTTGAGATCAATCCGGATGTGCCGGAGTCGTTGCGGTTGGAGTTGGCGCACGCGTTGTTGGCGCGGGAGTTGTTTCCGGACGCGCCGTTGAAGTGGATGCCGCCGACGAAGCACATGACCGGTGACGTGTTCCGGGGCAACCTGTTGGATGGGTTCTTCAACCTGGTGGGCACCCTGACCGGTCAGGGGATCCTGCTGGTGGGGATGATGACCGAGGCGGTGGTGACGCCGTGGTTGTCGGATCGGGACATCGCCCTGCAGAACGTGCGGTACGTGTTGGGGGCCGCTGGCGGGTTGCGCGAGGATTTCGTGCCGGCGCCGGGTGGGTTCATCCAGCAGCGGGCGAACCGGGTGTTGGCGGACGCGGTGCGGTTGTTGGAGCGGATCGGTGACGACACGTTGTTGACGGCGATCGCCGAGGGCACGTTCGGGATCATGAAGCGGCCGGCGGACCGGGGCAAGGGCCTGGATGGGGTGGCGGCGCAGGCCGACGACTACTTCAACCCGGCCACGGAGATCCTGGAGGCTCCGTCGGCTGGCCCGGCGGTGGCGGCCGCCGAGGGGGAGGGGCGATGA
- a CDS encoding amidohydrolase, with protein sequence MTNPSTLYRGGQLYCPADPQATALLVRDGRIAWVGMDADAPAADRVVELDGALVTPAFVDAHMHATGTGLTLTGLDLTRVGSGAEILAAVAAFAAGLPADAMVFGNGWDESRWERPGLPTARELDRAAQGRRVYLSRVCGHSALCSTAMMAADAQAAGLAGYDESGWLRLDAHHRVAEIAFGSFSSAQLTRVQRAALRHAASVGIAAVHECAGPGTSDEADLQSVLALSGVGLPEVYGYWGELMASAKARDLGAVGAGGDLYADGALGSRTAFLSESYLDEPGCGHGYVTAEQVRDHLLDCAEHGMQGGFHAIGDAAIGTVVAGFGLAARTLGVERLRAARHRVEHAELMSKATIAGFVEYGVVASVQPAFDRLWGGEQQMYASRLGVARSLESNPVGAMHGVGVSLALGSDSPVTPLDPWGSVRAAMSHFNPAQRLSARAAFAAHTRGGWRAVHRDDEGVLVPGAPATFAVWSTPAGVDRGLPVLVSEVAELRGPQDPTPLPVCRRTVLRGEVIYEEGTAP encoded by the coding sequence ATGACGAACCCCTCGACTCTTTACCGTGGTGGACAGCTCTACTGCCCGGCGGATCCGCAGGCGACGGCGTTGTTGGTGCGTGATGGGCGGATTGCCTGGGTGGGCATGGATGCCGACGCGCCGGCGGCCGATCGGGTGGTGGAGCTGGATGGCGCGCTGGTGACTCCCGCGTTCGTGGACGCGCACATGCACGCGACCGGCACTGGCCTGACGCTGACGGGGCTGGATCTGACGCGGGTCGGGTCGGGGGCGGAGATCCTGGCGGCGGTGGCGGCGTTCGCGGCGGGTCTGCCGGCCGACGCGATGGTGTTCGGTAACGGCTGGGACGAGTCGCGGTGGGAGCGGCCGGGGTTGCCGACAGCTCGGGAGTTGGATCGGGCGGCGCAGGGGCGGCGGGTGTATCTGTCGCGGGTCTGTGGGCATTCGGCGTTGTGTTCGACGGCGATGATGGCCGCTGACGCGCAGGCGGCGGGGTTGGCCGGGTACGACGAGTCGGGTTGGTTGCGGTTGGATGCGCACCATCGGGTGGCGGAGATCGCGTTCGGGTCGTTCTCGTCGGCGCAGTTGACGAGGGTGCAGCGGGCGGCGTTGCGGCACGCGGCGTCGGTGGGGATCGCGGCGGTGCACGAGTGTGCTGGGCCGGGTACGTCGGACGAGGCCGATCTGCAGAGTGTGTTGGCGTTGTCCGGGGTCGGTCTGCCGGAGGTGTACGGCTACTGGGGCGAGTTGATGGCGTCGGCGAAGGCCCGTGACCTGGGTGCGGTTGGCGCGGGTGGCGATCTGTATGCGGATGGGGCGTTGGGGTCGCGTACGGCGTTCCTGTCGGAGTCGTACCTGGACGAGCCGGGTTGTGGGCATGGGTATGTCACTGCCGAGCAGGTGCGTGACCATCTGTTGGATTGTGCCGAGCATGGGATGCAGGGCGGGTTCCACGCGATCGGGGATGCGGCGATCGGCACGGTGGTGGCTGGGTTCGGGTTGGCGGCGCGGACGCTGGGGGTGGAGCGGCTGCGGGCGGCTCGGCATCGGGTGGAGCACGCCGAGTTGATGAGCAAGGCGACGATCGCCGGGTTCGTGGAGTACGGGGTCGTGGCGAGCGTGCAGCCGGCGTTCGACCGGTTGTGGGGTGGCGAGCAGCAGATGTACGCGTCGCGGTTGGGGGTGGCGCGGTCGTTGGAGTCGAACCCGGTGGGGGCGATGCACGGGGTCGGGGTGTCGTTGGCGTTGGGTTCGGATTCGCCGGTGACGCCGTTGGATCCGTGGGGTTCGGTGCGGGCGGCGATGTCGCATTTCAATCCGGCGCAGCGGTTGAGTGCGCGGGCGGCGTTCGCCGCGCACACGCGGGGTGGTTGGCGGGCGGTGCACCGGGACGACGAGGGGGTGTTGGTGCCGGGTGCGCCGGCGACCTTCGCGGTGTGGTCGACGCCGGCGGGGGTGGACCGGGGGTTGCCGGTGTTGGTGTCGGAGGTGGCGGAGTTGCGGGGACCGCAGGATCCGACGCCGTTGCCGGTGTGCCGTCGTACGGTGCTGCGCGGCGAGGTGATCTACGAGGAGGGGACGGCGCCGTGA